A window of Cucurbita pepo subsp. pepo cultivar mu-cu-16 chromosome LG06, ASM280686v2, whole genome shotgun sequence contains these coding sequences:
- the LOC111797720 gene encoding U-box domain-containing protein 35-like, whose product MWLPRYGLERKEKLDVKGIVAVAIDRDKGSQGALKWAIDYLLQKGQSVFLIHVKLRSPSNSSQKMSSKSDSEASIKELFLPFRCFCTRKDIQCMDVVLEDTDAAKAIIEYAANKAIENIVMGASAKSGFLRFKTNDVPGSVVKGAPDFCNVFVISKGKVQSMRSASRPAPVISPLRGQLAQQSSTKSDTPEIQMTHSASARASADRPPLDLPCNLPCNLPCNLPSKVQDETDFMRSPFTRKGYNYKPSSYGDLPTQESDISFVSSGRPSIDRIFPSLYDSQDTGGRSTPPQVSSSTDFDLPHSFESLQMGRMSADMNFSSEFSSISQDSDRLSISSQSMEDVEAEMRRLKLELKQTMEMYSTACKEALTAKQKTVELQRWKLEEEQRLEEARLAGEAALALAEQEKLKSKAAIEAAEAARRIAELEGQKRMKAEMKALKEAEEKKKAVDALANNDIRYRKYTIDEIEVATEFFAESRKIGEGGYGPVYRCDLDHTPVAIKVLRPDATQGRSQFKQEVEVLSCIRHPNMVLLLGACPEYGCLVYEYMANGSLEDRLLRRGNTPPLSWQLRFKIAAEIGTALLFLHQTKPEPLVHRDLKPANILLDRNFVSKISDVGLARLVPPSIANSVTQYRMTSTAGTFCYIDPEYQQTGMLGVKSDIYSLGIMFLQLITSRPPMGLTHHVERAIENGTFETILDPAVLDWPIEEALSFAKMSLKCAELRRKDRPDLGKAILPELNRLRTIAEDTTHPTLMGGDISPSCSNSQVSLQFGSSPQSYNSSRNPSTTTF is encoded by the exons ATGTGGTTACCAAGATACGGGCTTGAGAGGAAAGAGAAACTGGATGTGAAGGGAATTGTGGCAGTGGCCATTGACAGAGACAAAGGAAGCCAAGGGGCTCTCAAATGGGCCATTGATTATTTGCTTCAAAAGGGTCAATCAGTTTTCCTCATTCATGTCAAACTCAGATCCCCTTCTAATTCTTCCCAAA AGATGAGCTCTAAATCTGACTCTGAAGCTAGCATCAAAGAATTATTCCTTCCTTTTCGTTGCTTTTGTACTCGGAAGGAt ATACAATGCATGGATGTTGTGTTGGAAGATACAGATGCTGCAAAGGCCATAATTGAGTATGCAGCAAATAAGGCCATAGAGAACATTGTTATGGGCGCTTCAGCAAAATCTGGCTTCTTAAG ATTCAAGACAAACGATGTTCCTGGCAGTGTAGTAAAAGGAGCACCAGATTTTTGTAATGTGTTTGTCATTTctaaagggaaagttcaatcGATGCGTTCGGCGTCTCGTCCCGCTCCAGTGATTAGTCCTCTACGAGGTCAATTAGCTCAACAAAGCAGCACGAAATCCGATACGCCCGAGATCCAGATGACTCACTCTGCCAGTGCAAGAG CGTCTGCGGATAGGCCACCCCTTGATCTGCCATGTAATCTGCCATGTAATCTGCCATGTAATCTGCCAAGTAAAGTGCAGGATGAGACCGATTTCATGAG GTCACCATTCACAAGGAAAGGATATAATTACAAACCATCATCATATGGAGATTTACCGACGCAAGAATCGGATATATCTTTCGTTAGCTCCGGAAGACCGAGCATCGATCGTATATTTCCTTCACTTTATGATAGTCAAGATACAGGAGGAAGATCCACACCACCACAGGTTTCAAGCAGTACAGATTTTGACTTACCTCATAGCTTTGAGTCTCTACAGATGGGACGGATGTCAGCGGATATGAACTTTTCGTCTGAGTTCTCTTCGATCTCGCAAGACAGTGACAGACTTTCGATCTCATCACAGTCTATG GAAGACGTCGAGGCCGAGATGCGGAGGCTCAAGCTAGAACTCAAGCAAACCATGGAAATGTACAGCACAGCCTGCAAGGAAGCTCTTACAGCCAAACAAAAG ACGGTCGAGCTACAACGATGGAAattagaagaagaacagagatTAGAGGAGGCGAGATTGGCCGGGGAAGCTGCATTGGCGCTAGCGGAACAGGAGAAGTTGAAGTCGAAAGCAGCCATCGAGGCAGCTGAAGCGGCTCGGAGAATTGCAGAATTGGAAGGACAGAAAAGAATGAAGGCTGAAATGAAAGCACTCAAAGAAGCtgaggagaagaaaaaggcaGTTGATGCATTGGCAAACAATGATATCAGGTATAGGAAGTATACAATCGATGAGATCGAAGTGGCAACGGAATTCTTTGCTGAATCTCGTAAGATCGGAGAAGGAGGCTATGGTCCTGTTTACAGGTGTGATCTTGATCATACTCCGGTTGCCATTAAGGTTCTACGTCCCGATGCGACTCAAGGACGATCGCAGTTTAAACAAGAG GTAGAAGTACTCAGCTGTATACGTCATCCGAACATGGTTCTCCTCCTCGGAGCTTGCCCCGAGTATGGCTGCTTGGTCTATGAGTACATGGCTAATGGGAGCCTAGAAGACCGACTTCTTCGACGAGGAAACACGCCACCACTTTCTTGGCAGCTCAGGTTCAAAATTGCAGCTGAAATTGGGACAGCATTGTTGTTCTTGCACCAAACAAAGCCAGAGCCTCTTGTGCACCGTGATCTCAAACCGGCTAACATTCTGCTCGATCGTAACTTCGTCAGTAAGATCAGTGATGTTGGCTTGGCTAGGCTCGTACCGCCATCGATTGCTAATAGTGTAACACAATATCGAATGACATCGACCGCTGGAACATTTTGCTACATTGATCCCGAGTATCAGCAGACAGGTATGCTTGGTGTGAAATCCGACATATACTCGCTAGGCATCATGTTTCTCCAACTGATCACTTCTAGGCCACCAATGGGATTGACTCACCATGTCGAAAGAGCTATCGAGaatgggacgtttgaaactaTTCTCGACCCAGCCGTTCTTGATTGGCCTATTGAAGAAGCTTTGTCTTTCGCCAAGATGTCGCTCAAGTGTGCCGAGTTACGACGTAAAGATAGGCCTGATCTTGGTAAGGCCATCCTTCCAGAGCTTAACAGGTTGAGAACTATTGCAGAAGATACAACGCACCCAACACTGATGGGGGGAGACATAAGCCCCTCTTGCAGCAACAGCCAAGTTTCTCTACAATTT